One window of the Chryseobacterium shigense genome contains the following:
- a CDS encoding T9SS type A sorting domain-containing protein → MKKKSTLKIFAAVLSIASSHAWATAAVPWYHETSIGFKSMTLIPPSVYDLDPLIVVSQNVNEKGLVVMSGQFSKPFTDTNILLSIKYQNAQGEWVIAWCKTLYSYNQYNENLKATFELPASASPTYNLKVELSSDTNNFTSVAWNKTVDHYKQGDYSIGNCELDENEYTMLLTPRKEGTITTDANGKATGIKDRVTSAYFWNKLGNVLMDNKKNDVVFSPANPSDIITESNGIKSVKLVNTGAISNSLGSTPEFIYNEAAGHPIPYLYSYDDPVYMFAGKFSANGFFMKFSQWPGEPDGPGYFNFKDPAKLESRYFNLYNRTWKNLSEIIPDQEPVVIVSSLATGLRIYKSDGTFIDLNPNTTSNYGGPYFGYTNSQGVRRGPGSENLSISDTSEMTLYGVGALRNAATASYQTIRSLQDIEKEVSKFIKYTGVFGNTTAYKNDASECSVNCFTINPGAQPTLVADWTKAPNSYIFTGKDQYGAAVDGLYIPVKKAYEMWAKGGDFMKNDSGNYTPIPQQGLAKAGLYWEDEPGLIKSITLEGTGENARIKVMINKVKEGNAVISYKVDDKIYWSWHVWATDDPRTNGSTYHHGFEKDKDGNVVTNWKWMDRNLGATNANFVGNEWHKSLGLQYQWGRKDPFPSFGLKDLSLYSVSGEINLSYTDPAFQSKFVKIRGNRYSAQRNTGTDTPNGNIRFSIQNPISFIATPLYVAKIGEPLLNDGEDFLQQNANGTWPQPVGITNWFSKQKYKQYTSPYREDIVAWDLWGDTRQGKYSDIDDTAVGEASSRYALKSPYDPCPCNWRVPSSYFSGGRNSSTPEPNENRYSPWGKHTGNTIDPEFNATSLNADYPGIKIYPQFGFDFSGVAGMNLGKFPINGNYELYPNSTSGLKYGTGWVAPVMEFQDQSADGGLVTSTFITATEMINGVRRTSFGTAGLALISDPLSASKPRPGWHRFSSSAHSGGGGVRCIYDPNAAFMPAAFETDYVYSGSETYSTETLKSWTKLPNSYVEYTNSDLVTPNPNGNNIDPNRDNDRIIDIPLRKAYAMYKLHLSTDFSFPAEGTKTSSVVWTTNTSLIKTMEIIGGDGPIESAILRVTLNSKTYGNAVVAFHMGNGTWSANKHSDPVLWSWHIWAPRTVIAKYDVDPENAGNGGVITANQQFVDPMTSAGVPMKTTFMDRDLGARDKLVNEHIYEPSGSVFASGLAAPTTASFPTGNPATLARLAQISESGGLHYQWGRKDPLPVFYNPGPSYYNYGTNYAAYNVFRQNNPANASTGAIPYTANVPETEYLNSYTQAYPAYSAAANVSASDSKADKMKKVLKYSVNNPLNYLYQSDAAKLDWVSDENGNMPERWGHATEKSAYDPCPAGWRVVDLESVSTGIILGNFISKGNTPWFYNKQFNNAYGIDPGDMNAVVKYENYDPAKYNYIGGTLYAYFSGKGAVAYGFILNRPEYNIGLFPNTGIRGFNGGNAMNDYLNGTSGLKAFQYSGIWTSASQGSGGSSLGMLFKPTSNPYYFLTPTFGFRPQAAMSCRCAEIKYDTNGKEIGRYEPFVLPVAPTALAKAKDVLSKAVIKEKVAQNKLEFFPNPVKSMLHIKGNDVAKEYYYQIYNLSGQLVKSGKFENEQTDLSSLVSGVYLVRINNSDTIAKIIKE, encoded by the coding sequence ATGAAAAAAAAATCGACACTAAAGATTTTTGCTGCAGTACTTAGTATTGCATCGTCTCATGCATGGGCGACAGCAGCTGTCCCCTGGTATCATGAGACCAGTATTGGATTCAAATCTATGACACTTATCCCACCAAGTGTCTATGATCTGGATCCTCTTATCGTTGTTTCACAAAATGTGAACGAAAAAGGGCTTGTCGTTATGAGCGGACAGTTTTCCAAGCCTTTTACAGACACTAACATTCTCCTCTCCATTAAGTATCAAAACGCTCAGGGAGAATGGGTTATAGCATGGTGTAAGACACTCTATTCTTACAACCAATATAACGAAAACTTAAAAGCAACATTTGAATTGCCTGCTTCGGCAAGCCCAACTTACAATCTGAAAGTTGAACTAAGTTCTGACACAAACAATTTTACCAGTGTAGCGTGGAATAAAACTGTAGACCACTACAAACAGGGAGATTATTCCATCGGTAATTGTGAGCTGGATGAAAATGAGTATACCATGCTTTTAACCCCTAGAAAAGAAGGGACAATTACAACAGATGCCAATGGAAAAGCTACAGGAATTAAAGACAGGGTAACCTCAGCCTATTTCTGGAACAAACTGGGTAATGTTTTAATGGACAATAAAAAGAACGATGTAGTTTTTTCTCCTGCCAATCCATCAGACATCATTACAGAATCCAATGGTATTAAATCTGTAAAGCTTGTCAATACAGGGGCAATCAGTAATTCACTTGGCTCTACTCCTGAATTCATCTACAATGAAGCAGCCGGACACCCCATCCCCTATCTGTATAGCTATGATGATCCGGTATATATGTTTGCAGGTAAATTTTCTGCCAACGGGTTTTTCATGAAATTCAGTCAGTGGCCGGGAGAGCCTGATGGCCCCGGATATTTTAATTTCAAAGATCCGGCTAAACTAGAAAGCAGGTATTTCAACCTCTATAACAGAACATGGAAGAATCTATCTGAGATTATTCCTGACCAGGAGCCTGTAGTTATTGTATCCAGCCTTGCAACAGGTTTAAGAATATACAAAAGTGACGGAACCTTTATTGATTTAAATCCAAACACTACCAGTAATTATGGAGGTCCTTACTTTGGATATACCAATAGTCAGGGAGTCAGAAGAGGACCGGGATCTGAAAACTTAAGTATTTCCGATACTTCTGAAATGACTCTTTACGGTGTAGGAGCATTGAGAAATGCTGCTACAGCAAGCTATCAAACAATAAGATCATTACAGGATATTGAAAAAGAGGTTTCTAAGTTTATTAAATATACAGGTGTATTTGGAAATACAACAGCTTATAAAAATGATGCCTCAGAATGCTCTGTAAACTGTTTTACAATTAATCCGGGAGCACAGCCAACTCTTGTCGCAGACTGGACAAAAGCTCCTAACAGCTATATCTTCACAGGTAAAGACCAATACGGAGCCGCCGTAGACGGTTTATACATCCCTGTAAAAAAAGCTTACGAAATGTGGGCAAAAGGTGGTGATTTTATGAAGAATGACAGTGGCAATTACACACCTATCCCTCAGCAAGGTCTTGCAAAAGCAGGACTATACTGGGAAGATGAGCCGGGACTTATCAAATCCATTACTTTGGAAGGCACAGGAGAAAATGCAAGGATCAAAGTAATGATCAACAAAGTAAAAGAAGGTAATGCCGTTATTTCATACAAAGTTGATGACAAAATCTACTGGTCATGGCACGTATGGGCTACTGACGATCCAAGAACCAACGGAAGTACCTATCATCACGGCTTTGAAAAAGATAAGGACGGAAATGTGGTAACCAACTGGAAATGGATGGACAGAAACCTGGGTGCTACCAATGCTAATTTTGTTGGAAATGAATGGCATAAATCTCTGGGCTTACAATACCAATGGGGAAGAAAAGATCCGTTCCCATCATTTGGACTTAAAGATCTAAGCCTTTATTCTGTAAGTGGCGAAATCAATTTATCATATACTGACCCTGCTTTTCAGTCTAAATTTGTAAAAATAAGAGGAAACAGATATTCTGCTCAACGTAACACAGGTACTGATACACCAAACGGAAATATCAGATTCTCTATACAGAACCCGATCAGCTTTATTGCCACTCCTCTCTATGTTGCTAAGATTGGCGAGCCTTTATTAAATGATGGTGAAGACTTTTTACAACAAAACGCTAATGGTACATGGCCGCAGCCTGTAGGCATAACAAACTGGTTCTCAAAACAGAAATACAAACAGTATACATCTCCTTACCGTGAAGATATCGTTGCTTGGGATCTTTGGGGAGATACACGTCAGGGGAAATATTCCGATATAGACGATACTGCAGTTGGGGAAGCCAGTTCCAGATATGCATTGAAATCACCGTATGATCCTTGTCCGTGTAACTGGAGAGTACCTTCAAGCTACTTCTCTGGAGGAAGAAATTCCAGTACTCCGGAACCGAATGAAAACAGATACAGCCCTTGGGGAAAACATACCGGAAATACTATTGATCCGGAATTCAATGCTACTTCATTAAATGCAGATTATCCTGGTATAAAAATTTATCCTCAGTTTGGATTTGATTTTTCAGGAGTGGCGGGAATGAATTTAGGCAAATTCCCTATTAATGGAAATTATGAACTGTATCCTAATTCTACAAGCGGTTTAAAATATGGAACCGGCTGGGTAGCCCCGGTAATGGAATTCCAGGACCAAAGCGCGGACGGAGGATTAGTAACCTCTACATTTATAACAGCAACTGAAATGATCAATGGGGTACGACGTACTTCATTTGGAACCGCCGGATTAGCTCTGATTTCAGATCCTTTAAGTGCTTCCAAACCAAGACCGGGATGGCATAGATTTTCAAGCAGTGCACATTCTGGCGGTGGTGGTGTCCGTTGTATTTATGATCCTAACGCTGCTTTCATGCCGGCAGCATTTGAAACTGACTATGTTTATTCAGGAAGTGAAACGTATTCCACTGAAACTTTAAAATCATGGACCAAGCTTCCAAACAGCTATGTAGAGTATACCAATTCTGACCTAGTAACACCCAATCCAAACGGAAATAATATAGATCCAAACAGGGATAATGATAGAATTATTGATATTCCTTTAAGAAAGGCATATGCAATGTATAAACTCCATTTAAGTACGGACTTCTCTTTCCCTGCAGAGGGAACGAAAACCTCATCTGTAGTCTGGACCACCAATACCAGTCTGATCAAAACAATGGAGATTATAGGTGGAGACGGCCCTATAGAGAGCGCCATATTAAGAGTTACTTTAAATTCAAAAACATATGGTAATGCTGTAGTTGCATTCCACATGGGTAATGGAACATGGTCAGCAAACAAACATAGTGATCCGGTATTATGGAGCTGGCACATATGGGCACCAAGAACTGTCATTGCAAAGTATGATGTAGATCCTGAAAACGCTGGGAACGGAGGGGTTATTACTGCTAACCAGCAGTTTGTAGATCCTATGACCAGTGCAGGAGTTCCTATGAAAACTACCTTTATGGACAGGGATTTGGGAGCCAGAGATAAGTTAGTAAATGAGCATATTTATGAACCTTCCGGTTCCGTATTTGCATCAGGACTGGCTGCTCCTACTACAGCTAGCTTTCCTACAGGAAATCCCGCCACACTAGCCAGATTAGCTCAAATAAGTGAAAGTGGTGGTTTGCACTATCAATGGGGCAGAAAAGATCCATTACCAGTATTTTACAATCCGGGACCGTCTTATTACAACTATGGAACCAATTATGCTGCATATAATGTATTCAGACAAAATAATCCTGCCAATGCTTCTACCGGAGCAATACCTTATACAGCTAATGTACCTGAAACAGAATATTTAAATTCTTATACCCAGGCTTATCCTGCATATTCAGCTGCAGCTAATGTTTCTGCATCTGATTCAAAAGCGGATAAAATGAAGAAAGTATTAAAATACTCTGTTAATAATCCACTTAACTATTTATATCAGTCTGATGCTGCAAAATTAGACTGGGTTTCTGATGAGAATGGAAACATGCCGGAAAGATGGGGACATGCTACCGAAAAATCTGCATACGATCCATGCCCTGCAGGCTGGAGAGTAGTAGATCTTGAAAGTGTTTCCACCGGCATTATTCTTGGTAATTTTATTTCAAAAGGAAATACACCTTGGTTCTATAATAAGCAATTTAATAATGCTTATGGTATAGATCCGGGAGACATGAATGCAGTGGTGAAATATGAAAATTATGACCCGGCTAAATATAACTATATCGGTGGTACTCTATATGCCTATTTTTCAGGAAAAGGAGCCGTTGCTTATGGATTTATATTAAATAGACCAGAATACAATATAGGTTTATTTCCTAATACGGGTATAAGAGGTTTTAACGGAGGTAATGCGATGAACGATTATCTTAATGGCACCTCAGGTTTAAAGGCTTTCCAGTATTCTGGTATCTGGACATCCGCCAGCCAAGGTAGCGGAGGTAGCTCTTTAGGGATGTTATTTAAACCAACCTCCAATCCTTATTATTTCTTAACTCCAACCTTCGGTTTCCGTCCTCAGGCTGCAATGTCATGCCGTTGTGCTGAAATCAAGTATGATACTAATGGAAAAGAAATCGGAAGATACGAGCCGTTTGTACTTCCTGTTGCACCTACTGCTTTGGCTAAAGCAAAAGATGTTCTTTCAAAAGCCGTGATCAAGGAAAAAGTAGCTCAGAACAAACTTGAGTTCTTCCCGAATCCTGTGAAGAGTATGCTGCACATCAAAGGAAACGATGTAGCTAAAGAATACTACTATCAGATTTATAACTTGTCTGGCCAGTTAGTAAAATCAGGTAAATTTGAAAATGAACAAACTGACCTTTCTTCTTTAGTATCCGGCGTATATTTGGTAAGAATTAACAATTCTGACACAATAGCGAAGATCATTAAAGAATAA
- a CDS encoding T9SS type A sorting domain-containing protein — protein MNKKSTLKIFAAVLSIASSHAWATAPVPWHNETSIGFNSMTPLPPSVYDLDPLIVISQNANEKGLVVIKGNFQKPNTAGDVKVTIKYKDAQNNWVSLWCKTFAGNYEYNEDLTANFELPESALNTHSVKIELSSNETITNWNSIIWDKTVNHYKKANYTYANCDLDENQYTILFTPKKDGTVLYNPNGTVSGVKDRVKSQHLTKKLDDIVLSFQGNAALDNSNANSPVVNITNPNNLTTIASSQKYIYQGSDTSPFEFSYHDPVYMFAGKFSNESFFINFSNWFLPPEEGGEPWGRGYLDFTNPNSLLNRYYNLYNYINEKLGDVFTNQQPVVIVISEITGLRVYKANGQYVSLTALSNYNTTDDFGYPPLYEKQRGPGSENFSLSNTSQASLYGVGAIRNRKVINSWNGPSRPLIDIESEINKFIKYVGIFGNPAAEDCPVTCFAINSGAQSDFVDWTKAPNSYVFTGKDKNGNAVDGLYIPVKKAYEMWAKGGEFMKNDQGSYTPIPAGTASTGLYWEDEPGLIKSVALEGTGEDAKIKVSVNRLKEGNAVVSYRVNNQVYWTWHVWVTDDPTDGSTYRLGFEKDKNGNPVSDWKWMDRNLGATSANFVGNNWNKSQGLNYQWGRKDPFPSLVYKDGTRYDISGEVGNIRSQGSKSMIGATSVLPVKFRGNLYDPQENTGYDTPNGNIRYSIQNPINMIIPPMYVRKKGETVDNNGEDMLVQNADNSWYPQRRTTWFSKQKYRSEFNADPYQNVAWDLWGDTRGGKISDLNNSYDPQMAKESMSYAMKSPYDPCPCNWRVPSYYDNLASPSNDNNASPWGKIGGANDYDAFTSDPATSSTKFPGIKIYPGLGYDFSGVTNRNLGLIPINGNYEYYPNVVTANSIAASGKVKPSIIYQDGSSDGSLGSSTFSVGAANGGPWYGPRGLRYNSDPGNIKEPANNFGLYSLASTDHDGNTHETSGIRCIKDPNNAFMPQIFETNFFTLPAQEYSLETLKSWTNQPNSYVEYTNNPVDVNASDKDRVIDIPLGKAYAMHKLNLSTTEEFPEGNNKSASVVWTTNKDLIENIEIINPDSKELARLRVTLKSLNYGNAVVAFHLGNSTTTWANGKNQDPVIWSWHIWVPETVIASTGYTTETPENGGVLNVNSAFVKPVKSIGAQLETTFMDRDLGALMMFPGVIFSTTNYSLSPALSKSGGLHYQWGKKDPIPAFINPGGNYEFTNGSTAYKNLNRTPVYSQNGPISSGIIPYSTAIDNLNYTANYAKEYAEYSSGILPADPKKDKIKKVLQYSVKNPMYFLYRNTSSETDPNKKIGDWLSDENGQFASRWGHAAEKSPYDPCPEGWRIPDTFSAAVYETEPASLAGFYAGWPFAHGNNPWYYNGYRNTGNGQYGLNPGGIYGVSTTYSATSLSYPGQISMIANYPATRYGFVFNDSHFAIGSFANSGIRGFNGGKDLLVYTKDDAKTIDNGGQVKLKFSGIWTSSPADRHAGQAIGLYIDFGLNAPGSYAISTGNPYYPQTAMSCRCAKIKYDGNGNEIGRYEPLALAVPKNTAGKAVNTFAKKQIEEMQKDSSKLTVFPNPVKSILYINANDKDYYYQIYNVSGQLVKQGKFENKQTDLSSLPQGAYLIRINDSETIVKIIKQ, from the coding sequence ATGAACAAAAAATCGACACTAAAGATTTTTGCTGCAGTACTTAGTATTGCATCGTCTCATGCATGGGCGACAGCACCTGTCCCCTGGCATAATGAGACCAGTATTGGATTCAATTCTATGACACCTCTCCCACCAAGTGTCTATGATCTGGATCCTCTTATCGTCATTTCACAAAATGCGAATGAGAAAGGGCTGGTAGTTATCAAAGGTAACTTCCAAAAGCCTAACACCGCCGGAGATGTAAAAGTCACCATCAAGTATAAAGACGCCCAAAACAACTGGGTTTCTTTATGGTGCAAAACTTTTGCAGGGAACTATGAGTATAATGAAGACCTTACTGCTAATTTCGAGTTACCAGAGTCGGCTTTAAACACACATTCCGTTAAGATCGAATTAAGTTCAAATGAAACCATTACCAACTGGAATTCAATCATCTGGGATAAAACAGTAAATCATTACAAAAAGGCAAATTACACCTATGCCAATTGTGATCTGGATGAAAACCAGTACACCATCCTGTTTACCCCCAAAAAAGACGGAACTGTTTTATACAACCCGAATGGAACTGTTTCAGGGGTAAAAGACAGAGTAAAGTCTCAACACTTAACGAAAAAACTGGATGATATTGTTTTATCCTTCCAGGGAAATGCAGCGCTGGATAATTCCAATGCCAATTCACCGGTTGTTAACATTACGAATCCTAATAACCTTACTACCATAGCAAGCTCCCAGAAATATATCTATCAGGGCAGTGATACGAGTCCTTTCGAGTTCTCTTATCATGATCCGGTTTATATGTTTGCCGGAAAGTTTTCTAATGAAAGTTTCTTCATTAACTTCAGTAACTGGTTTCTGCCACCTGAAGAAGGAGGAGAACCCTGGGGAAGAGGATATTTAGATTTTACTAATCCTAATTCTCTTCTTAACAGGTATTATAACCTTTATAACTACATCAATGAGAAGCTGGGTGATGTTTTCACCAATCAGCAGCCCGTTGTTATTGTGATCAGTGAAATAACAGGTTTAAGAGTTTATAAAGCTAACGGGCAATATGTTTCCCTTACGGCTTTAAGCAATTACAATACTACCGATGATTTTGGTTATCCCCCGCTTTATGAAAAGCAAAGAGGTCCCGGTTCTGAAAATTTTTCATTAAGCAACACCTCTCAGGCATCACTATATGGGGTAGGAGCCATCAGAAACAGAAAAGTGATCAACAGCTGGAACGGTCCGTCAAGGCCTTTGATAGACATCGAAAGCGAGATCAATAAATTTATAAAATACGTCGGTATTTTCGGAAATCCGGCCGCAGAGGACTGCCCTGTTACCTGTTTTGCAATCAATTCAGGTGCTCAGTCAGATTTTGTAGACTGGACCAAAGCTCCAAACAGTTATGTTTTCACCGGTAAGGATAAAAACGGGAATGCTGTGGACGGCCTTTATATTCCTGTAAAGAAAGCCTATGAAATGTGGGCCAAAGGAGGCGAATTTATGAAGAATGACCAGGGCAGTTACACCCCTATCCCAGCAGGAACTGCCAGTACGGGGCTGTACTGGGAAGATGAGCCGGGACTTATAAAATCTGTTGCTTTGGAAGGCACAGGTGAAGATGCAAAAATCAAAGTTTCAGTAAACAGGCTTAAAGAAGGTAATGCTGTTGTTTCTTATAGAGTAAACAATCAAGTATACTGGACGTGGCACGTTTGGGTAACAGACGATCCTACAGACGGAAGTACTTATCGTCTCGGTTTTGAAAAAGATAAAAACGGAAATCCAGTTTCGGATTGGAAATGGATGGACAGAAACCTGGGAGCGACAAGTGCTAATTTTGTAGGCAATAACTGGAATAAATCTCAAGGATTAAATTACCAATGGGGAAGAAAAGACCCGTTCCCATCTTTAGTGTATAAGGATGGTACCAGGTATGACATTTCTGGTGAAGTAGGAAATATAAGAAGCCAGGGATCCAAATCTATGATCGGGGCCACTTCTGTACTTCCTGTAAAATTCAGAGGAAATCTTTATGATCCACAGGAAAATACGGGATATGATACTCCTAACGGGAATATCCGCTATTCTATCCAGAATCCTATCAACATGATCATTCCTCCGATGTATGTCAGAAAAAAAGGAGAAACAGTGGACAACAATGGAGAAGACATGCTGGTTCAGAATGCTGATAATTCATGGTATCCTCAAAGACGTACAACATGGTTCTCGAAACAGAAATACAGGTCTGAATTCAATGCCGACCCTTATCAGAATGTTGCCTGGGACCTTTGGGGAGATACAAGAGGAGGTAAAATAAGTGATCTGAATAATTCATATGATCCTCAGATGGCTAAAGAAAGTATGAGCTATGCGATGAAATCACCTTATGATCCATGTCCTTGTAACTGGAGGGTTCCTTCTTATTATGATAATTTAGCCAGTCCGAGTAATGATAATAATGCCTCACCTTGGGGAAAAATCGGAGGTGCTAATGATTATGATGCATTTACTTCAGATCCGGCTACATCCAGCACAAAATTCCCGGGTATCAAAATATATCCTGGTTTAGGGTATGATTTTTCCGGCGTTACCAATCGTAATTTAGGACTGATCCCTATTAACGGGAACTATGAATATTATCCTAATGTAGTTACTGCCAATAGTATTGCAGCATCAGGAAAGGTAAAACCTTCTATTATATATCAGGATGGATCTTCAGACGGTTCATTAGGTTCTTCTACATTTTCTGTAGGAGCTGCAAATGGAGGGCCATGGTACGGACCAAGAGGTTTAAGATACAATTCAGATCCGGGAAATATAAAGGAGCCAGCAAATAACTTTGGCCTTTATAGCCTTGCTTCAACTGATCATGATGGAAATACCCATGAAACTTCAGGTATAAGATGTATTAAAGATCCGAACAATGCTTTTATGCCACAAATATTTGAAACCAATTTCTTTACGCTGCCGGCTCAGGAATATTCATTGGAAACTTTAAAATCCTGGACCAATCAGCCAAACAGTTATGTTGAATATACAAACAACCCTGTAGATGTAAATGCTTCCGATAAGGACCGTGTTATTGATATCCCTCTGGGTAAAGCTTATGCCATGCATAAACTGAATCTTAGCACAACAGAAGAATTTCCGGAAGGAAACAACAAATCTGCGTCTGTAGTATGGACTACCAATAAAGACCTGATAGAAAACATAGAGATCATTAATCCTGACAGCAAAGAATTAGCGAGACTTAGGGTTACATTAAAGTCTCTGAACTATGGTAATGCCGTTGTAGCCTTCCATTTAGGAAATTCCACTACTACATGGGCCAATGGAAAAAACCAGGATCCTGTTATCTGGAGCTGGCATATCTGGGTTCCTGAAACTGTGATAGCAAGCACCGGCTATACTACTGAAACACCAGAAAACGGTGGTGTTTTAAACGTTAACTCGGCGTTTGTAAAACCTGTGAAAAGTATTGGTGCCCAATTGGAAACTACCTTTATGGACAGAGATCTGGGAGCCTTAATGATGTTCCCGGGAGTTATTTTCTCTACTACCAATTATTCCCTTTCACCGGCATTAAGCAAAAGTGGCGGGCTTCACTATCAGTGGGGTAAAAAAGATCCTATTCCGGCATTTATCAATCCTGGAGGGAACTATGAATTTACAAACGGATCAACTGCATATAAAAATTTAAACAGAACCCCTGTTTATTCACAAAACGGTCCGATCAGCAGTGGTATTATTCCATACAGTACAGCGATTGATAACCTTAATTATACTGCTAATTATGCCAAGGAATATGCAGAATATTCTTCTGGTATTCTGCCGGCAGACCCTAAAAAGGATAAAATTAAAAAAGTACTGCAGTACTCTGTAAAAAATCCGATGTATTTCCTATATCGAAATACCAGCAGTGAAACCGATCCGAATAAAAAAATCGGAGACTGGTTATCTGATGAGAACGGACAGTTTGCTTCCAGATGGGGCCATGCAGCTGAAAAGTCTCCTTACGATCCATGCCCTGAAGGATGGAGAATACCAGACACATTCTCCGCTGCCGTATATGAAACAGAGCCGGCTTCACTTGCAGGTTTTTATGCAGGATGGCCATTTGCTCATGGTAATAATCCTTGGTACTATAACGGATACAGAAATACAGGAAACGGACAGTATGGCTTGAACCCCGGAGGGATTTACGGCGTTAGTACGACATATTCTGCTACCAGTCTTTCTTACCCAGGCCAGATTTCTATGATTGCGAATTATCCGGCTACCCGTTATGGATTCGTATTCAACGACAGCCATTTCGCTATAGGAAGTTTTGCGAACAGCGGAATACGTGGATTCAACGGAGGAAAAGATCTTCTCGTTTATACAAAAGATGATGCCAAAACAATTGACAATGGCGGACAGGTAAAACTTAAGTTTTCCGGAATCTGGACATCTTCTCCTGCAGACAGACATGCCGGCCAGGCTATTGGTTTGTATATTGACTTTGGTCTTAATGCACCGGGTTCTTATGCAATATCCACCGGAAATCCTTATTACCCGCAAACCGCAATGTCATGCCGTTGCGCAAAAATCAAATATGACGGTAACGGAAATGAGATCGGAAGATATGAACCTTTAGCGCTTGCAGTTCCGAAAAACACCGCAGGAAAAGCAGTAAATACTTTTGCCAAAAAGCAAATTGAAGAAATGCAGAAAGACAGTTCAAAACTGACTGTTTTCCCTAACCCTGTGAAGAGTATTCTATACATCAATGCCAATGACAAAGATTACTATTACCAGATTTACAATGTTTCAGGACAGCTTGTAAAACAAGGAAAATTTGAAAACAAACAGACAGATCTTTCTTCGCTTCCGCAAGGAGCTTATTTAATAAGAATCAATGATTCTGAAACCATCGTGAAAATTATTAAGCAATAA